The following DNA comes from Arthrobacter sp. SLBN-83.
TAGGAGGAGCGCGGCGGCGAGGATGGCGACGGCGGTTGCGACCGCGAACCGGGCACTCTTCCGGTCGATGACCACCCCAACGATGGGTGCGAGCGCGTACATGCCGACGATATGGACGCTGATGGTAAGTCCAATAATGGTGACAGTGCCGCCATGATGGTGCAGATGCACCGGGGTCATGGTCATCACCGAGACCATGACCACCTGCGCGGTGACGATCGCCAGGACCGCAGTACCTGCCCGCTTGCTGCTGCGCACAGCGGTGACCAGTTCCCGCATGGGCTGACGCATCCCCTGTGACCGTGGGGATGGTTCTGCGCCGCCTGATTTGCCGGCGTCGGGTCCGGCGGAAGGGAGCCCGAGGGACAGGGGCTCGGGCCGAAGGGCAAGGGCCACAACAAGGCCTGCTCCGCCAAGCGCGGCAGCCGCGATGAGGAAGGCGCCGGCGTATGCAGTGAGCCCGGTGGCGTCCCTGATCCAGCCACCGGGGATGCCGAGGTTGGGGCCGATGACCGAACCGAGGGTGCCCACCCAGACGACGAACGCCAGCGCCCGCCCGCGCTGATGTGGAAGGGCGCGGTCGGTGGCTGCAAAGCGGCTTTGCAGGGCCACGGCGGAACCGATGCCGATCAGGACCAGGCCCGGAAACAGCAAAAGCGCGGATTGCCACTGGGATGCGCCGACGAGCATGGCTGC
Coding sequences within:
- a CDS encoding MFS transporter is translated as MTSRTPAPAATAADSHQASVQRRILGVLVLAQIIGTVGVGVAPSIGVLLAEDVTNSEVWAGLARMASTLGAAFFGLPLGSLAARRGRRVALSAGWLAAASGAAMLVGASQWQSALLLFPGLVLIGIGSAVALQSRFAATDRALPHQRGRALAFVVWVGTLGSVIGPNLGIPGGWIRDATGLTAYAGAFLIAAAALGGAGLVVALALRPEPLSLGLPSAGPDAGKSGGAEPSPRSQGMRQPMRELVTAVRSSKRAGTAVLAIVTAQVVMVSVMTMTPVHLHHHGGTVTIIGLTISVHIVGMYALAPIVGVVIDRKSARFAVATAVAILAAALLLAVANPESTATVVVALVLLGIGWSFTNVAGSALFNEALTTPNRARAQGAVDALANLCGAAAAFLSGPFLAVSGFAALALAGLVALVPLVLVTTVPGRWREPGGIN